One genomic segment of Nocardia spumae includes these proteins:
- a CDS encoding ABC transporter ATP-binding protein, translating to MSTNPPTDTASRTNADPARPDADPADRPDADWRGVAAEEGEQTEAVNLALAARSRRLLWSLIRPYRLSAALALVLIVIDNAALVATPLFVAHGVDTGVGRAVDGDWLPLTLAVAGIAGCAALGGMTTFLFLRVSGRLSQQVLFDLRMRVFTHVQRLSLDFHENYTSGKIVARLTSDLESLEDLLDRALNDALSAVLSVLTIAVILVWLDIPLALVVLAGFVPLVFVTRWAQRRQRAGYRRTRGAIAKVVVHFVETMGGIRAVQAFRREQRNEDLLSDSDAEYRAANIAALYGMASYIGLVRLISNATNVVILVVGAWRVIHGHTEIGVLAAFLLYLRQFYGPLDELAQVFNSYQSAAAALERISGVLEERPSVAEPDTPHPLPRPRGELRLTDVDFGYPGRDAAASASARSVLPRFSLTVPAGQVVALVGATGAGKSTLAKLISRFYDPSAGTVALDGVDLRTVADADLRRAVAMVTQESYLFSGSVADNIRLGKPEATDAEVYAAARAVGLYDFVASLPDGFATDVRKRGGRLSAGQRQLVAFARVFLADPAVIVLDEATSSLDIPGERQVQRALETVLRGRTAVIIAHRLSTVAIADRVLVMDSGRIVEDGTPAELIESSGRFAALHTAWRESLV from the coding sequence ATGTCGACGAATCCGCCGACGGACACCGCTTCGCGCACGAACGCTGATCCGGCGCGCCCGGATGCGGATCCGGCCGATCGCCCCGACGCCGATTGGCGCGGTGTCGCCGCGGAGGAGGGGGAGCAGACCGAGGCGGTCAACCTCGCCCTGGCCGCGCGTTCACGCCGGCTGCTGTGGTCGCTGATCCGCCCCTACCGGCTGTCGGCGGCCCTGGCGCTGGTGTTGATCGTGATCGACAACGCCGCTCTGGTGGCGACCCCGTTGTTCGTCGCGCACGGTGTCGATACCGGGGTCGGGCGCGCCGTCGACGGCGACTGGTTACCGCTGACGCTGGCCGTCGCCGGGATCGCCGGATGCGCCGCGCTGGGCGGGATGACCACCTTCCTGTTCCTGCGCGTCTCGGGCCGGCTGAGTCAGCAGGTGCTGTTCGATCTGCGGATGCGCGTGTTCACCCATGTGCAGCGGCTGTCGCTCGACTTCCACGAGAACTACACCTCGGGCAAGATCGTCGCCCGGCTCACCAGCGATCTGGAATCGCTCGAGGATCTGCTCGACCGCGCGCTCAACGATGCGCTGAGCGCGGTTCTGTCGGTCTTGACGATCGCGGTGATCCTGGTGTGGCTCGATATTCCGCTGGCGCTGGTGGTGCTGGCCGGATTCGTGCCGCTGGTGTTCGTGACCCGATGGGCGCAGCGGCGTCAGCGTGCTGGCTATCGCCGGACCCGGGGCGCGATCGCGAAGGTGGTCGTGCACTTCGTCGAGACCATGGGCGGTATCCGCGCGGTTCAGGCATTCCGGCGGGAACAGCGCAACGAGGACCTGCTGTCGGATTCCGATGCCGAATACCGGGCGGCCAATATCGCTGCCCTGTACGGGATGGCGAGCTACATCGGGCTGGTGCGGTTGATCAGCAATGCCACCAATGTGGTCATTCTCGTGGTGGGCGCGTGGCGGGTCATCCACGGCCACACCGAGATCGGGGTGCTCGCGGCCTTCCTGCTGTATCTACGGCAGTTCTACGGTCCGCTCGACGAATTGGCCCAGGTGTTCAATTCCTATCAATCGGCCGCCGCTGCCCTGGAACGGATCTCGGGCGTCCTCGAGGAGCGGCCGAGCGTCGCCGAACCGGACACGCCGCATCCGCTCCCTCGCCCGCGGGGCGAATTGCGCCTGACCGATGTGGATTTCGGCTATCCGGGACGGGATGCCGCCGCCTCGGCGTCGGCGCGCTCGGTGCTGCCGCGTTTCTCGCTCACCGTGCCCGCCGGTCAGGTCGTGGCGCTGGTGGGCGCGACCGGCGCCGGTAAGTCGACACTGGCCAAGCTGATTTCGCGCTTCTACGATCCGTCCGCCGGTACCGTGGCATTGGACGGTGTCGATCTGCGCACAGTCGCCGACGCCGACCTGCGCCGGGCCGTCGCCATGGTGACCCAGGAGTCGTATCTGTTCTCCGGTTCGGTCGCCGACAACATCCGGCTCGGCAAACCCGAGGCCACCGATGCCGAGGTGTATGCCGCGGCCCGCGCGGTCGGACTGTACGACTTCGTGGCGTCGCTGCCCGACGGCTTCGCCACCGATGTGCGCAAACGTGGCGGGCGGCTGTCGGCCGGGCAACGCCAGCTGGTCGCCTTCGCACGGGTGTTCCTCGCCGACCCGGCGGTGATCGTCCTCGACGAGGCGACCTCCAGCCTGGACATTCCGGGGGAGCGGCAGGTGCAGCGCGCCCTCGAGACCGTGCTGCGTGGTCGTACCGCGGTGATCATCGCGCATCGGCTGTCGACGGTCGCCATCGCCGATCGGGTATTGGTGATGGATTCCGGTCGCATCGTGGAGGACGGCACACCGGCCGAACTGATCGAATCGAGCGGACGATTCGCGGCCCTGCACACCGCCTGGCGCGAATCGCTGGTGTAG